A part of Manduca sexta isolate Smith_Timp_Sample1 chromosome 10, JHU_Msex_v1.0, whole genome shotgun sequence genomic DNA contains:
- the LOC115453335 gene encoding mucin-5AC-like produces MLLSNSHYTWIDVTCTMDRRIPLVFVFVLITVAVDGFECYECFDYPTESHQDLENYGGDTKYRSRRAAIKAILTDESTAEPSTTTTSEPSTTTTLEPSTTTTAEPSTTTTSEPSTTTTLEPSTTTTSEPSKTTTSEPSTTTTLEPSTTTTLEPSTTTTSELSTTTMLEPSTTITSEPSTTATSEPSTTTTLEPSTTTTSEPSTTTTLEPSTTTTLEPSSTTTSEPSTTTTLKPSTTTTSEPSTTTTSEPSTTTTLEPSSTTTSEPSTTTTLEPSTTTTSEPLITTTTEPSTTTTSEPTTTTTLKPSSTTTSEPSTTTTLEPSTTTTSEPSTTTTSEPSTTTTSEPSTTTTSEPSTTTTLEPSITTTLEPSTTTTLEPSTTITLEPSTTTTSEPSTTTTLVPSTTTTSEPSTTTTSEPSTTTTLGPSTTTTSEPLITTTTEPSTTTTSEPSTTTTLEPSSTTTSEPSTTTTLEPSTITTSEPSTTTTSEPSKTTTLGPSTTTTSEPLITTTTEPSTTTTSEPSTTTTLEPSSTTTSEPSTTTTSEPSTTTTLGPSTTTTSEPLITTTTEPSTTTTSEPSTTTTLEPSTTTTSEPSTTTTSEPLTTTTLEPSSTTTSEPSTTTTLEPSTITTSKPSTTTTSEPSTTTTLEPPTITTSEPSTTTTSEPSTTTTLEPSTTTTSEPSTTTTSEPSTTTTLGPSTTTTSEPLITTTTEPSTTTTSEPSTTTTLEPSITTTLEPSTTTTLEPSTTIILEPSTTTTSEPSKTTTLEPSTTTTSEPSTTTTSEPSTTTTLEPSTTTTSEPSTTTTSEPSTTTTSEPSTTTTSEPSTTTTLEPSITTTLEPSTTTTLEPSTTITLEPSTTTTLEPSTTTTLEPSTTTTSEPSTTTTSEPSTTTTLGPSTTTTSEPLITTTTEPSTTTTSEPSTTTTLEPSSTTTSEPSTTTTLEPSTITTSEPSTTTTSEPSKTTTLGPSTTTTSEPLITTTTEPSTTTTSEPSTTTTLEPSSTTTSEPSTSTTSEPSTTTTLGPSTTTTSEPLITTTTEPSTTTTSKPSTTTTLEPSTTTTSEPSTTTTSEPLTTTTLEPSSTTTSEPSTTTTLEPSTITTSKPSTTTTSEPSTTTTLEPPTITTSEPSTTTTSEPSTTTTLEPSTTTTSEPSTTTTSEPSTTTTLGPSTTTTSEPLITTTTEPSTTTTSEPSTTTTLEPSSTTTSEPSTTTTSEPSTTTTLGPSTTTTSEPLITTTTEPSMTTTSEPSTTTTLEPSITTTLEPSTTTTLEPSTTIILEPSTTTTSEPSKTTTLEPSTTTTSEPSTTTTSEPSTTTTLEPSTTTTSEPSTTTTSEPSTTTTSEPSTTTTSEPSTTTTLEPSITTTLEPSTTTTLEPSTTITLEPSTTTTLEPSTTTTLEPSTTTTSEPSTTTTAEPSTTTTSEPSTTTTLEPSTTTTSEPSTTTTSEPSTTTTLGPSTTTTSEPLITTTTEPSMTTTSEPSTTTTLEPSSTTTSEPSTTTTLEPSTTTTSEPSTTTTSEPSTTTTLGPSTTTTSEPLITTTTEPSMTTTSEPSTTTTSEPLTTTTLEPSTTTTSEPSTITTLEPSTTTTFEPSTTTTLQPSTTTTSEPSTTTTLQPSTTTTSEPSTTTTSEPLTTTTLKPSSTTTSEPSTTTTLEPSTTTTSEPSTTTTSEPSTTTTSGALDNHNVGALDNYNARALYNHNVGALDNYNARAINNYNTRALYNHNVGALDNYDARTLFNYNVRALDNYNVGALDNYNARTLFNHYVRALDNYNARAINNYNARTLFNHNAPSPRQLQRSNPLRPQHPSPRRPQRQSPRQLQRSSPLQPQRLTLFNHNVRALDNYNARANNNYNARILFNHNVRALDNYNARTLYDHNIRALDDHNVRALDNYNARALYNHNRRSPRQLQRSSPLQPQRRSPRQLQRSSHQQLQRSNPLQPQRPSPRQLQRSSHQQLQRSNPLQPQRPSPRQLQRSSPLRPQHPSPRQPQRRSPRQLQRSNPLQPQTSEPLITTTAEPSTTTTSEPSTATTLAPSTTTTSKPLTTTTLEPSTTTTSEPSTTTTSEPSTTTTLEPSTTTTLEPSTTTTSEPSTTTTSEPSTTTTFEPSATTTSEPLITTTAEPSTTTTSEPSTATTSEPLATTTAEPSTTTTLEPLTTTTAEPSTTTTLQPSTTTTLKPSTTTTSELSTTTTLEPSTTTTSEPSTTTTLEPSTTTTSEPSTTTTLEPSTTTTAEPSTTTTLEPFTTTTAEHSTTTTLEPFTTTTSEPSTTTTLEPSTTTTIEPSTSTTSEPSTTTTLEPSITTTVEPSTITTLEPSTTTTAEPSTTTTFEPSTTTSSEPLYNYNARTLYNHNVRALDNYNAPALYNHNARALYNHNVRAINNCNSRTIDFYNGRANNYNTQVLYNHNVRALNNYNARALYNHNV; encoded by the exons TTGACGGCTTTGAATGTTATGAATGCTTCGATTACCCTACTGAATCACATCAAGATTTAGAAAATTATGGCGGTGACACGAAATATCGAAGCCGTAGAGCGGctataaaagcaattttaacTGATGAATCAACGGCGGAGCCCTCTACCACCACAACGTCCGAGCcttcgacaactacaacgctcgagcccTCTACAACCACAACGGCTGAGCCCTCTACCACCACAACgtccgagccctcgacaactacaacgctcgagcccTCTACAACCACAACATCCGAGCCCTCGAAGACCACAACGTcggagccctcgacaactacaacgctcgaaccATCAACAACTACAACACTCGAGCCCTCCACAACCACAACGTCGGAGCTCTCGACAACTACAATGCTCGAGCCCTCTACGACCATAACatccgagccctcgacaaccgcaacgtcggagccctcgacaactacaacgctcgagccctctacaaccacaacgtcggagccctcgacaactacaacgctcgagccatcaacaactacaacgctcgaaccCTCTTCAACCACAACgtccgagccctcgacaactacaacgctcaagccctctacaaccacaacatccgagccctcgacaaccacaacgtcggagccctcgacaactacaacgctcgaaccCTCTTCAACCACAACgtccgagccctcgacaactacaacgctcgagcccTCTACAACCACAACGTCTGAGCCTTTGATAACTACAACGACTGAGCCCTCTACGACCACAACGTCTGAGCCcacgacaactacaacgctcaaACCCTCTTCAACAACAACgtccgagccctcgacaactacaacgctcgagcccTCTACGACCACAACATCCGAGCCCTCGACGACCACAACGTCGGAGCCCTCTACAACCACAACatccgagccctcgacaaccacaacgtcggagccctcgacaactacaacgctcgagcccTCTATAACCACAACGTtggagccctcgacaactacaacgctcgagccATCAACAACTATAACACTCGAGCCCTCTACAACCACAACGTcggagccctcgacaactacaacgctcgtaCCCTCTACGACCACAACATCCGAGCCCTCGACGACCACAACGTctgagccctcgacaactacaacgctcgggCCCTCTACAACCACAACGTCTGAGCCTTTGATAACTACAACGACTGAGCCCTCTACGACCACAACGTctgagccctcgacaactacaacgctcgaaccCTCTTCAACCACAACgtccgagccctcgacaactacaacgctcgagcccTCTACGATCACAACATCCGAACCCTCGACAACCACAACGTCGGAGCCCTCGAAAACTACAACGCTCGGGCCCTCTACAACCACAACGTCTGAGCCTTTGATAACTACAACGACTGAGCCCTCTACGACCACAACGTCTGAGCcatcgacaactacaacgctcgaaccCTCTTCCACCACAACATCCGAGCCCTCGACGACCACAACGTcggagccctcgacaactacaacgctcgggCCCTCTACAACCACAACGTCTGAGCCTTTGATAACTACAACGACTGAGCCCTCTACGACCACAACGTcggagccctcgacaactacaacgctcgagccctctacaaccacaacatccgagccctcgacaaccacaacgtcggagcccttgacaactacaacgctcgaaccCTCTTCAACCACAACgtccgagccctcgacaactacaacgctcgagcccTCTACGATCACAACATCCAAGCCCTCGACAACCACAACGTcggagccctcgacaactacaacgctcgagcccCCCACGATCACAACatccgagccctcgacaaccacaacgtcggagccctcgacaactacaacgctcgaaccCTCTACGACCACAACATCCGAGCCCTCGACGACCACAACGTctgagccctcgacaactacaacgctcgggCCCTCTACAACCACAACGTCTGAGCCTTTGATAACTACAACGACTGAGCCCTCTACGACCACAACGTctgagccctcgacaactacaacgctcgagcccTCTATAACCACAACGTtggagccctcgacaactacaacgctcgagccATCAACAACTATAATACTCGAGCCCTCTACAACCACAACGTCGGAGCCCTCGAaaactacaacgctcgagcccTCTACAACCACAACGTCTGAGCCTTCGACAACAACAACgtccgagccctcgacaacAACAACGCTCGAGCCCTCTACGACCACAACATCCGAGCCCTCGACGACCACAACGTCGGAGCCCTCTACAACCACAACatccgagccctcgacaaccacaacgtcggagccctcgacaactacaacgctcgagcccTCTATAACCACAACGTtggagccctcgacaactacaacgctcgagccATCAACAACTATAACACTCGAGCCCTCTACAACCACAACGTtggagccctcgacaactacaacgctcgagcccTCTACAACCACAACGTCTGAGCCTTCGACGACCACAACGTctgagccctcgacaactacaacgctcgggCCCTCTACAACCACAACGTCTGAGCCTTTGATAACTACAACGACTGAGCCCTCTACGACTACAACGTctgagccctcgacaactacaacgctcgaaccCTCTTCAACCACAACgtccgagccctcgacaactacaacgctcgagcccTCTACGATCACAACatccgagccctcgacaacCACAACGTCGGAGCCCTCGAAAACTACAACGCTCGGGCCCTCTACAACCACAACGTCTGAGCCTTTGATAACTACAACGACTGAGCCCTCTACGACCACAACGTCTGAGCcatcgacaactacaacgctcgaaccCTCTTCCACCACAACATCCGAGCCCTCGACGTCCACAACGTcggagccctcgacaactacaacgctcgggCCCTCTACAACCACAACGTCTGAGCCTTTGATAACTACAACGACTGAGCCCTCTACGACCACAACGTCGaagccctcgacaactacaacgctcgagccctctacaaccacaacatccgagccctcgacaaccacaacgtcggagcccttgacaactacaacgctcgaaccCTCTTCAACCACAACgtccgagccctcgacaactacaacgctcgagcccTCTACGATCACAACATCCAAGCCCTCGACAACCACAACGTcggagccctcgacaactacaacgctcgagcccCCCACGATCACAACatccgagccctcgacaaccacaacgtcggagccctcgacaactacaacgctcgaaccCTCTACGACCACAACATCCGAGCCCTCGACGACCACAACGTctgagccctcgacaactacaacgctcgggCCCTCTACAACCACAACGTCTGAGCCTTTGATAACTACAACGACTGAGCCCTCTACGACCACAACGTctgagccctcgacaactacaacgctcgaaccCTCTTCAACCACAACATCCGAGCCCTCGACGACCACAACGTcggagccctcgacaactacaacgctcgggCCCTCTACAACCACAACGTCTGAGCCTTTGATAACTACAACGACTGAGCCCTCTATGACCACAACGTctgagccctcgacaactacaacgctcgagcccTCTATAACCACAACGTtggagccctcgacaactacaacgctcgagccATCAACAACTATAATACTCGAGCCCTCTACAACCACAACGTCGGAGCCCTCGAaaactacaacgctcgagcccTCTACAACCACAACGTCTGAGCCTTCGACAACAACAACgtccgagccctcgacaactacaacgctcgagcccTCTACGACCACAACATCCGAGCCCTCGACGACCACAACGTCGGAGCCCTCTACAACCACAACatccgagccctcgacaaccacaacgtcggagccctcgacaactacaacgctcgagcccTCTATAACCACAACGTtggagccctcgacaactacaacgctcgagccATCAACAACTATAACACTCGAGCCCTCTACAACCACAACGTTGGAGCCCTCGACTactacaacgctcgagcccTCTACAACCACAACGTCTGAGCCTTCGACAACTACAACGGCTGAGCCCTCTACCACCACAACgtccgagccctcgacaactacaacgctcgagcccTCTACGACCACAACATCCGAGCCCTCGACGACCACAACGTcggagccctcgacaactacaacgctcgggCCCTCTACAACCACAACGTCTGAGCCTTTGATAACTACAACGACTGAGCCCTCTATGACCACAACGTcggagccctcgacaactacaacgctcgaaccCTCTTCAACAACAACgtccgagccctcgacaactacaacgctcgagcccTCTACGACCACAACATCCGAGCCCTCGACGACCACAACGTcggagccctcgacaactacaacgctcgggCCCTCTACAACCACAACGTCTGAGCCTTTGATAACTACAACGACTGAGCCCTCTATGACCACAACGTCTGAGCCCTCGACAACCACAACGTCGGAGCCCttgacaactacaacgctcgagcccTCTACAACCACAACGTCTGAGCCTTCGACAATTACAACGCTCGAGCCCTCTACAACCACAACGTTTGAGCcttcgacaactacaacgctccaGCCCTCTACCACCACAACgtccgagccctcgacaactacaacgctccagccctctacaaccacaacatccgagccctcgacaaccacaacgtcggagcccttgacaactacaacgctcaaACCCTCTTCAACAACAACgtccgagccctcgacaactacaacgctcgagcccTCTACGACCACAACATCCGAGCCCTCGACGACCACAACGTCGGAGCCCTCTACAACCACAACATCCGGAGCCCTCGACAACCACAACGTcggagccctcgacaactacaacgctcgagcccTCTATAACCACAACGTtggagccctcgacaactacaacgctcgagccATCAACAACTATAACACTCGAGCCCTCTACAACCACAACGTcggagccctcgacaactacgACGCTCGAACCCTCTTCAACTACAACgtccgagccctcgacaactacaacgtcggagccctcgacaactacaacgctcgaaccCTCTTCAACCACTACgtccgagccctcgacaactacaacgctcgagccatcaacaactacaacgctcgaaccCTCTTCAACCACAACGCtccgagccctcgacaactacaacgctcgaaccCTCTACGACCACAACATCCGAGCCCTCGACGACCACAACGTCagagccctcgacaactacaacgctccaGCCCTCTACAACCACAACGTCTGA CCCTCTTCAACCACAACGTCCGAGCCCttgacaactacaacgctcgagccaacaacaactacaacgctcgaatCCTCTTCAACCACAACgtccgagccctcgacaactacaacgctcgaaccCTCTACGACCACAACATCCGAGCCCTCGACGACCACAACGTCagagccctcgacaactacaacgctcgagcccTCTACAACCACAAC CGTcggagccctcgacaactacagCGCTCGAGCCCTCTACAACCACAACGTcggagccctcgacaactacaacgctcgagccatcaacaactacaacgctcgaaccCTCTTCAACCACAACGTCCaagccctcgacaactacaacgctcgagccatcaacaactacaacgctcgaaccCTCTTCAACCACAACgtccgagccctcgacaactacaacgctcgagcccTCTACGACCACAACatccgagccctcgacaaccacaacgtcggagccctcgacaactacaacgttCGAACCCTCTACAACCACAAACGTCTGAGCCTTTGATAACTACAACGGCTGAGCCCTCTACCACCACAACGTCTGAGCCCTCGACAGCTACAACGCTCGCACCCTCTACAACCACAACGTCCAAGCCCTTGACAACTACAACACTCGAGCCCTCTACAACCACAACatccgagccctcgacaaccacaacgtcggagccctcgacaactacaacgctcgagccATCAACAACTACAACACTTGAGCCCTCTACAACCACAACatccgagccctcgacaaccacaacgtcggagccctcgacaactacaacgttCGAGCCCTCTGCAACTACAACGTCTGAGCCTTTGATAACTACAACAGCTGAGCCCTCTACCACCACAACGTCTGAGCCCTCGACAGCTACAACGTCTGAGCCTTTGGCAACTACAACGGCCGAGCCATCAACAACTACAACACTCGAGCCCTTGACAACTACAACGGCCGAGCCATCAACAACTACAACACTCCAACCATCGACAACTACAACACTTAAGCCCTCTACAACCACAACGTCTGAGCtttcgacaactacaacgctcgagccATCAACAACTACAACGTcggagccctcgacaactacaacgctcgagccctctacaaccacaacgtccgagccctcgacaactacaacgctcgagcccTCTACAACCACAACGGCGGAGCcttcgacaactacaacgctcgagcccTTTACAACCACAACGGCGGAGCattcgacaactacaacgcttgAGCCCTTTACAACCACAACGTCTGAGCCTTCGACAACTACAACCCtcgagccctcgacaactacaacaATCGAGCCCTCTACATCCACAACGTCTGAGCcttcgacaactacaacgctcgaaccATCGATAACTACAACGGTTGAGCCATCAACAATTACAACACTCGAGCCCTCTACAACCACAACGGCGGAGCCTTCGACAACTACAACGTTCGAGCCATCTACAACCACATCGTCCGAGCCCTTgtacaactacaacgctcgaaccctctacaaccacaacgtccgagccctcgacaactacaacgctccaGCCCTCTACAACCACAACGCTCGAGCCCTCTACAACCACAACGTCCGTGCCATTAACAACTGCAATTCTCGAACCATCGACTTCTACAACGGCCGAGCCAACAACTACAACACTCAAGTCCTCTACAACCACAACGTCCGAGCCCTcaacaactacaacgctcgagcccTCTACAACCACAACGTCTGA